The following DNA comes from Peribacillus sp. FSL E2-0218.
TTTTAGGACCTTGCCATGTCCAAGTGGCCATCTTCTTTACATTCATGGCAGCGAAAGTAAGCATCGCCTGCATCGACAATTTTTTAAGTCCCCTTAAAGTAGTCCAACGCATACCATGCTTTTCTTTTGCATCTGCGAATACACGCTCAATCGTTTCTTTGCGTTTCGCATATATAGGTTTTACCTCTTGATGATGACGCAGATGATCTGCTTCTTCCACATATGCTTGCCAGATATGCCGTGTCACTACTTTTTGATGGTCTTTGCTTTCCGTACACCGTGATAAAAATGAGCATGTTGCACAAATTTGTTTGGGCGATTTGTACTCGCGATAGCCCTCTTTATTTGTTGTTGAGTACTTTAAAGTTTCTCCCGAAGGGCAAAGGTAACAATCAAAGTGTTCATCGTAAACATAGTCATGTTTGCGAAAGAATCCTTCTTTTGTACGAGGACGTGTATAGGGTAAAGCAGGTGTGATTTCTTTGTTAAATAGGTAGCTTGTAATCGCTGGTGTTTTATAAGCTGCATCTGCGGCAACTGCTTCTGGTTTTCCAACTTTCTCAATCACTTGCTCAACAAGTGGCTCCAAAATATGACTGTCATGTGTATTACCAGGTGTTACAATCGTTCCCAATACAAAACCGTTGCCGTCTGCGGCAGCATGGAATGAATAGGCAAACTGTTTTGTTCGTTCATCTTTCACATAGTAGCCACTCTCAGGATCCGTAGTACTTTCTTTAATTGCTTTGGTTTCTTCCTTATCAAATTTATCTGGTGGAAAAGGCTTCTTTCCGTGGTTTTCACGATCTTGATTGATTTCTTCTTGAAGACGTCCTTGATACGCTCGTGTTTCTTTACGAACGATTTTCTTTTCAAATTTCCGTTTATTCGCACTGGCTTTCACATGTGTGGAATCCACGAAAACGTGTTCTACACTTATTAACTTTTTATTAGCAGCTGTCATTAAAATGCGACAGAAAATCTGTTCAAACAGGTCTGTATCTTTAAAGCGTCGCTCATAATTTTTTCCGAACGTAGAGAAATGAGGCACTTTATCATGGAAACCATAGCCTAAGAACCAACGATAAGCCATATTGGTTTCAACTTCTTCAATCGTTTTACGCATGGAACGAATACCGAAGGTATATTGAATGAAAGTCAGTTTAACTAAAATAACTGGATCAATACTTGGGCGTCCTACCTCTGAGTACATATCTTTCACCAAGTCATAAATGAAAGTGAAGTCAATGGCAGCCTCCATTTTACGAACCAAATGGTTCGGTGGCACCAGTTGATCTAAAGTAATCATTTCAAGTTGATCTCGCTGAATAGAATCATGTTTAGAAAGCATCCTCATCACCTCAAGTTTTAATCCTTCAATTTTAAAACAAAAATGACTCCAGTCAAAAGTGTTCTATCTAAATGGTAAGACAAAGTTGATTGGAGCGGGTGTTCGAGACTCCTGCGGGAAAAGCGCGTCTAGGGGAGACCCCGCAGGCAAAGCCGAGGAGGCTCCCCGACCGCCCGCGGAAAGCGAGTGCCTGGAGTGGAAATCAACGTCTAAATTGTACAGGCCATAAAAATAGACAAACTCGATTTTCATCGAGTTTGTCTACAGTCTGAAAGACAGCGTAATTCGCTGTCTTATATATTTGCTGCTTGCTGCAATGGAAAATCTTTCATAACCGTCACGAATTGACCTTCACTATGAGGGTATCCAGATTTTGTAATCTTCACTTTTACGATTTCTCCAACCATTTCTTCCGTAGCCGGGAAAACGATTTTCATGTAATTATCGGAGTAGCCTTCATAAAGGCCATTTTCCAGCTTCGTCTCAGGGATGACTTCAAGGACTTCCCCTTCGAAACGGGAAGCATACTCTTTGGCCAATTGATCGGACAACGCGATAAGACGGTGGACGCGTTCGTTTTTGACATCTTCATCCACTTGATCTTCCATTCGTGCCGCCGGTGTCCCTGTCCGTTTTGAATAAGGGAAAACATGAAGCTCTGAGAATTTGTATTTTTCGATAAAGTTATAGGTCTCCATGAATTCTTCTTCCGTTTCCCCTGGGAAGCCGACGATGACATCTGATGTAACAGCAAGACCGGGCAGTGCAATTTTCAATTTTTCAATCCGATCGCCAAAGAAATCCATCGTATATTTACGCCTCATTCGTTTCAGGACCGTATCGGAGCCCGATTGAATCGGAATATGCAAATGACGCACCACTTTTTTCGAATTCGTCAGCACTTCGATGATCTCATCGGTGATTTGGCTCGCTTCAATGGATGAAATGCGGATGCGCTTCAACCCATCGACCTGTTCCAAGTCACGAAGAAGCATCGCCAGGTTATAGTCCTTCAAGTCATCACCGTATCCACCAGTGTGAATTCCGGTCAAGACTAGCTCCTTATATCCTGCCTCGACAAGCTGTTTAGCTTGGTGTACGACTTCCTTTGGATCGCGGGAACGCATCAAGCCACGCGCCCAAGGTATGATGCAGAAAGTGCAGAAGTTATTGCAGCCTTCCTGGATCTTCAGCGAAGCGCGGGTACGATCTGTAAAAGCAGGTACGTCCAGTTCCTCATAAACACGATTTTTCATGATATTGCCGACAGCATTGATCGGTTCACGCTCTTCCTTGAACTGCTCGATATAATCAAGAAGTTTGACCCTATCCTGTGTTCCAACGACAATATCCACGCCTGGTATGGCCATGATCTCCGCCGGCGAAGTCTGGGCGTAGCATCCGGTTACCGCGATGACGGCATTCGGATTTTTACGAATGGCGCGGCGGATGACCTGTCGACTCTTCTTATCGCCCGTGTTGGTCACGGTGCATGTGTTGATGACATATACATCCGATGCATGTTCAAACTCAACACGATCATATCCCCCGGTTTTGAATAATTGCCAAATAGCTTCTGTTTCATAATGATTCACTTTACAGCCTAATGTATGGAAAGCGACCGTTGCCATTTTTCATCACCTCAAAAGTTCTACATGATAAGAAACAGCGGAAAGTGCATATAAAGGTGCTGTTTCAGTTCTTAATATTCTTGGTCCAAGGCCGCAAGCTACAAAGCCGGCAGCGGACAGTTTTTCGATTTCCTTGTCTGCCAAGCCACCTTCAGGACCAAATACGAAAAGAATCGATTGTCCTGCGGTGATATCTTTCAAGACGGACGCAAGGACGGAAGTTTCCCCCCGTTTCGCTTCTTCTTCAAAAGCGATTAATTTATGATCGAACCCGGCAGCGTGCGAAGCTAGCTGGTCAGCCGTCATCGGCTCCTTGACTTCAGGGATGACCGTTCGATGTGATTGCTCAGCGGCTTCTTTTGAAATCTTCTGGAGCCGCTCCAATTTCTTTCCTACCTTTTTGTGGTCCCATTTTACCACCGAACGAGCAGCAATAAAAGGGATAAATTCAGCGGCGCCAAGTTCGGTCCCCTTCTGAACGATATATTCCAACTTATCCCCTTTAGGCAGACCGCTCGCGATTACCACCCTCACCGGAAGTTCCTTCTCTTCATTCTTCCATTCAATGACAGTTCCTATAACCGCATCATCCGTCATTTCCGAAATTTCCGTGACAGCCGCCATACCGTTTTCCTTCACGGTAATGATTCGCTCTCCCGGAGCCATCCTCATCACCCTGGCGATATGGTGAAAGTCATCGCCTGAAATCGTTACCGTGCTTCCTTTGATGTCTTCGTCGTTAAGAAAATACCGTTGCACACTGCCACCCACTCCGTCTAGTCTAAAAAACCTACAGGCTAACAATCCCGTTTCCCGAGTGCAAGCCATGCAAAGATTCAAGCTAAAAAAAGGTACTCTGATTATCCAACTACCCGATAATCAGAGTAACTTTTCCAATTAACCATTCCTTTTTGCGATTATGGCCACCCAATCTTCCATCAAGACCGTTTCCTCAATGGTGAATCCGGATGCCGTGATCGCGTCCTTGACATCTTGTTTCTTCGGCTGAATGATTCCGGATGCTATGAAATATCCGCCTGGCTTAACCACTTTTGCTACATCATCGGTAAAGCGCATGATGACTTCGGCAAGAATATTGGCCACGACGACATCGGCTTGTTCATGCACACCATCCAGCAAGTTGCCCTGCGAAACAGACACTCTATCTTGTACATTATTAAGCTGCACATTTTGCGTAGCGGATTGTACAGCCACTTCATCCAAATCAAGGGACTGAATCTGCTTGGCATCGAGCAATGCGGCCGCAATGCTCAATACGCCAGACCCGGTTCCTACATCGACTACTAGGTCGCCTGGCCTCACTGTACGCTCCAG
Coding sequences within:
- the mtaB gene encoding tRNA (N(6)-L-threonylcarbamoyladenosine(37)-C(2))-methylthiotransferase MtaB; its protein translation is MATVAFHTLGCKVNHYETEAIWQLFKTGGYDRVEFEHASDVYVINTCTVTNTGDKKSRQVIRRAIRKNPNAVIAVTGCYAQTSPAEIMAIPGVDIVVGTQDRVKLLDYIEQFKEEREPINAVGNIMKNRVYEELDVPAFTDRTRASLKIQEGCNNFCTFCIIPWARGLMRSRDPKEVVHQAKQLVEAGYKELVLTGIHTGGYGDDLKDYNLAMLLRDLEQVDGLKRIRISSIEASQITDEIIEVLTNSKKVVRHLHIPIQSGSDTVLKRMRRKYTMDFFGDRIEKLKIALPGLAVTSDVIVGFPGETEEEFMETYNFIEKYKFSELHVFPYSKRTGTPAARMEDQVDEDVKNERVHRLIALSDQLAKEYASRFEGEVLEVIPETKLENGLYEGYSDNYMKIVFPATEEMVGEIVKVKITKSGYPHSEGQFVTVMKDFPLQQAANI
- a CDS encoding 16S rRNA (uracil(1498)-N(3))-methyltransferase, with translation MQRYFLNDEDIKGSTVTISGDDFHHIARVMRMAPGERIITVKENGMAAVTEISEMTDDAVIGTVIEWKNEEKELPVRVVIASGLPKGDKLEYIVQKGTELGAAEFIPFIAARSVVKWDHKKVGKKLERLQKISKEAAEQSHRTVIPEVKEPMTADQLASHAAGFDHKLIAFEEEAKRGETSVLASVLKDITAGQSILFVFGPEGGLADKEIEKLSAAGFVACGLGPRILRTETAPLYALSAVSYHVELLR
- a CDS encoding IS1182 family transposase, with protein sequence MLSKHDSIQRDQLEMITLDQLVPPNHLVRKMEAAIDFTFIYDLVKDMYSEVGRPSIDPVILVKLTFIQYTFGIRSMRKTIEEVETNMAYRWFLGYGFHDKVPHFSTFGKNYERRFKDTDLFEQIFCRILMTAANKKLISVEHVFVDSTHVKASANKRKFEKKIVRKETRAYQGRLQEEINQDRENHGKKPFPPDKFDKEETKAIKESTTDPESGYYVKDERTKQFAYSFHAAADGNGFVLGTIVTPGNTHDSHILEPLVEQVIEKVGKPEAVAADAAYKTPAITSYLFNKEITPALPYTRPRTKEGFFRKHDYVYDEHFDCYLCPSGETLKYSTTNKEGYREYKSPKQICATCSFLSRCTESKDHQKVVTRHIWQAYVEEADHLRHHQEVKPIYAKRKETIERVFADAKEKHGMRWTTLRGLKKLSMQAMLTFAAMNVKKMATWTWQGPKMA